The genomic DNA AGACGGCGTCAATGTTGCCCGGCGGTACGAGCACGGGCAACGTTACCTTCCGCCTCTGCACCTCTGCCGATTGTTCTACGGTCTACCCCGGCTCGACGCAGACTTTTACGGTAAACCTGGACGTCCGGCTCAGGGACTGGGCGACCTTCCAACGCGACGCCGCGCACACCGGCTATGTCGCGGTCAATTACAATACCGCCGATTTCACTAGTGCGTGGAGTTTCGCCACCGGCCAAAATCAGCCGAGCGAGATTGCGGCGCGGCGTGGCAGTATTTTTGTCAATGTGCGGCAGGAAGACGGCGTATTGTCTCGCGCGATCAATGCTGAGAATGGGACTGTGATTTGGTCCTACAATCTCGGCCGAAACGTTTATTTCGGTGGCCCTGCATACGGCAATGGTCGCGTCGCCTCGCTGTCGATGAGCTCCTATTCGGATAGCATTCCGATACAGCTCATCACGGCGGACTCGGGCAGATCTCTGGGCGTCGTCACATATGCCAGCCAGGGTGGACAGGGCGGCGTGCCCACGTTCGTCGGTGATGATCTTTATTATCAGGCCGGCGAGTTTGGCAATGTGGTGTATGCGGCGAATACAGCATTCAAAACACAGATTTGGCAGCGCGATACTTTCCAGCCAGGAGCGGAAGGATTCGTTTAAGGTGGTGAAAGTGTTGCAGTCGATGAGAATTACGTCTATTTCTTCGGTGGCGGAAATTTGTTTTCACTTTCGCGCAGCACCGGGTCAATCACCCACAAAATTCGTAATCCTTATTTTTCCGATTTCGGTATAAGTTATCTAGCGCACTATCGTGGCTCTCCTATCTTGGACGAAAGCGGACGGATTTTCACCTTTTCGGACAATCGTTTTCCGGGCCAGCCGCTTCCACTACTTGCTTTCTCGCTATCGAAAACAGAGCCTTTGTGGCGGACGTCCAGAAACTATATCGGGCATCCGGCGCTCCGCGGAGACACAGTGTTCGCCAGTCGCGCGGACAGCGCCATCATCGATCTCATCAACACTGCCGATGGATCGGTGCGCGCTTCAATTGACATCGGCAACGGTCGCGGTCCGCTGATCAACAATGTGATCGTGACCGGTAGCCACCTCTTCGTTGCCAGCGAAACGGCCACTTATGCCGTGGATCTGCGGCAATCGACCTATCCTGTGGTGTGGTCGGCGCCCAAGGGCGGCGCGTTGGCTATTACGCCGGACAATGTCCTAACGATCTCGGCCAGCGACGGGATTGTCGCTTACCGCCTTGCGCCCTGATCTCGTGGGTTTGATCCGAGGCGGAGGACGCCTCTGATCGCGGTCCTTCCAAGCCCAATCAGCAATCTGCCGTTCAGTTTGATCGACTACATCCGTGGTCGAAATGAGAGCGAGGCCGTTTGCATGTTGAAGGGGATGGTTTGGGCGGCGTTGCTAGCGGCGGCAGCAGTGCCCGCGATCGCGGCGGCGCCGGTGCGGGGGGCGGATTTCGGGGCGATTAAGGCGCGGCTTACCGCGGAATGCGCGGCGGATACTTTTTCCGGGATCGTACTGGTCCGCGCGGGCGGGCGCGACCTGTTCGAACATGTTTGCGGCAAGGCGGACATCATCAACGGCATCGCCAACGCCCGCGAGACGCGATTCAAAATCTATTCGACGAGCAAGTTCATCACCGCGCTGACGGTGCTGAAGCTGGTCGAGGACGGGCGGATGCGGCTCGATGCGCCGGTGACCGACTATATCGCCGACGCGCCGGGCGAATGGCGCGGCGTCACCATCCGCATGCTGCTCAACCACACATCCGGGATCGACGATCTCACCCTCCCCTTCATCTGGCATTTCCGCGCCGATCATCCCTCCGCGATGCGCGGGCTGCTGCCGGCGCTAACGGCGGAGCAGCGCGCGCTCAAGTCCGCGCCGGGGACCGCCTTCCGCTACAATAATTTCGGGTTCGAGCTGCTCGCCGACGCCGCGGCAAAGGCGGGCGGACAGCCTTTCCCCGCGCTCGTCGAGGCGCTCGTCTTCCAGCCCGCGGGCATGAAGAGCGCGAGCATCGAGGCGCCGCTGATCGAGGCCGGCCATCTGGTGCCGGTCAGCGCGGAGGGGCTGGCGAAGGGCTATAACGGCGATCCCGGCAAGCTGGACCAGGCGATAAACTGGGGCTTCGTCCAGCAGGGCGCCGGCGCCGTCCACGCCAGCGTCGACGATTTTGTCGCGCTTGACGCAGCATTGAAGGCGGGCCGCATCCTCGGCCCGGCGATGCTGGCGGAGATGACCCGGGCGCCGGTCGATGCCGACGGAAAGACCGGTGGCCAGGCGTTCGGGCTGGGCGTGGTTGTGAACGTCGCGGATGGGGTGACGATGTACGGCCATACCGGCGGCACCAACGGCTATATCAGCGACTTCGAACGCTATCCAGACGATGACGCGATGCTGATCGTCCTCACCAACCGCGGTAACATCCGCACCGCGTGGCTGCGCGAGGGCGTGGCGGCGGCGCTGAAGGGGGCGCGGTAATCGGCCTCCCGTCTCGGGAACCCTTTCCGGGGGCGGAACGTAATGGCTCCTAACCTATATTGGGGAGCATTTCCGCTTATGACGATGAAGCGTATCGCCCTGCTCGGGCTTGCCGTTGCCGCGCTGCCGCTGGTCGCCTGCGAAGTCCGCAACGCCGACGAGACGGCCGCCGCCAATTCCGCCGCCACGGCCGCGGACGAAACTGCGTCCGCCGGCGGCGTCACGCGCGAGACCTTGAAATCGCCGGAGGAAATGCTGCCGCCCGTCCAGCAGATGCCCGCGCAAGCGGTGATCCAGAGCCAGCCGGGGCCGGACGGCAGCCAGCTTGATCTGATCAAGGTTGCGGTGACCGGTGACGTGCTGACCGTAACCCTCCGCTGCTCGAGCATGGAGAAGATCAACACCGAAGCGTTCCGGCTCGACGACATCAGCGTGATCGACGACGCGACCGCGCAGCGGATCGGCATCCTCAAGGACAATGCGGGCAACTGGCTCGCCTCGCGGCCGTCCGGCAATTCGATCATGGCCGATTGCACGGTGAAACCGGGCGTCATCTGGGCCAAGTTCCCGGCACCGCCGCCGACCAGCCCGACGGTGTCGATCAACCTCCCCGGCGTCGCGCCGTTCGACGGCGTGCCGGTGACGCGCGGATGAGGCGACTGGCGCGCCGCCCGCTGACGTTGCTGGGCGCGGTCTCGCTCGGCCCG from Allosphingosinicella indica includes the following:
- a CDS encoding serine hydrolase domain-containing protein; protein product: MLKGMVWAALLAAAAVPAIAAAPVRGADFGAIKARLTAECAADTFSGIVLVRAGGRDLFEHVCGKADIINGIANARETRFKIYSTSKFITALTVLKLVEDGRMRLDAPVTDYIADAPGEWRGVTIRMLLNHTSGIDDLTLPFIWHFRADHPSAMRGLLPALTAEQRALKSAPGTAFRYNNFGFELLADAAAKAGGQPFPALVEALVFQPAGMKSASIEAPLIEAGHLVPVSAEGLAKGYNGDPGKLDQAINWGFVQQGAGAVHASVDDFVALDAALKAGRILGPAMLAEMTRAPVDADGKTGGQAFGLGVVVNVADGVTMYGHTGGTNGYISDFERYPDDDAMLIVLTNRGNIRTAWLREGVAAALKGAR